In Spirosoma aureum, a single genomic region encodes these proteins:
- the mnmG gene encoding tRNA uridine-5-carboxymethylaminomethyl(34) synthesis enzyme MnmG: MFSSYDVIVVGAGHAGCEAASAAATMGSKVLLITMNMQTIAQMSCNPAMGGVAKGQIVREVDALGGLSGIISDKSMIQFRMLNRSKGPAMWSPRCQSDRNVFASEWRKALEENRNIDFWQDTVNEVLVKDGQVTGVRTSLGVDFLAKAVVLTNGTFLNGRMFIGEKVFGGGRTAERSATGLTEQLVSLGFESGRMKTGTPPRVDGRSLNYALMEEQLGDEMPGKFSYTNTPALTKQRSCWITYTNQAVHDELKTGFEKSPMFTGRIKGLGPRYCPSVEDKINRFADKDRHQIFVEPEGWDTVEVYVNGFSTSLPETVQYNALRKIPGFENVRMFRPGYAVEYDFFPPTQLKPTLETQLVKNLFFAGQINGTTGYEEAACQGLMAGINAHRNTNEEAEFTIKRSEGYIGVLIDDLITKGTEEPYRMFTSRAEYRTLLRQDNADLRLTEKGYAIGLASQERYESMVTKRDGIAQLTEAIRRAKLKPEDVNGWLETKGSSPLREKSSLYTLLKRPEIDQSDVKELLNLLPETPGVGEETIEQTVIEIKYEDYLNREKQNAEKLDKWESLAINPTFDYDRLKALSFEGKEKLKRLRPATIGQASRISGVSPSDVSILLVYMGR; encoded by the coding sequence ATGTTTTCTTCTTACGATGTCATTGTAGTAGGGGCAGGGCATGCCGGTTGTGAAGCAGCCAGTGCTGCTGCCACGATGGGTTCTAAGGTTCTGCTCATTACGATGAACATGCAGACTATTGCCCAGATGTCCTGCAACCCAGCCATGGGCGGAGTTGCAAAAGGACAAATTGTACGTGAAGTCGATGCGCTGGGTGGCTTGTCAGGAATCATAAGCGACAAAAGCATGATCCAATTTCGAATGTTAAATCGTTCGAAAGGTCCTGCTATGTGGAGTCCAAGATGCCAGAGCGACCGAAATGTATTTGCCTCAGAGTGGCGAAAGGCACTGGAAGAAAACAGAAATATTGATTTCTGGCAGGATACAGTAAACGAAGTTCTTGTAAAAGATGGTCAGGTAACTGGCGTGAGAACTAGTTTGGGAGTGGATTTTCTTGCCAAAGCAGTTGTATTGACGAATGGCACATTCTTAAACGGGCGGATGTTTATCGGTGAAAAAGTTTTCGGTGGAGGACGAACAGCCGAGCGTTCTGCAACCGGTTTAACTGAGCAGCTGGTTAGTTTGGGTTTTGAATCGGGCCGGATGAAAACCGGAACTCCTCCCCGTGTAGACGGTCGGAGCCTAAACTATGCGTTGATGGAAGAACAATTGGGTGATGAAATGCCCGGTAAGTTTTCCTATACAAACACGCCCGCATTAACGAAACAGCGTAGTTGCTGGATCACGTATACGAATCAGGCAGTTCATGATGAACTCAAGACTGGTTTTGAAAAATCGCCCATGTTCACTGGTCGAATCAAAGGCCTTGGACCCCGTTATTGCCCTTCAGTGGAAGATAAAATCAATCGGTTCGCTGACAAAGATCGGCATCAGATCTTCGTAGAACCAGAAGGTTGGGACACTGTCGAAGTGTATGTTAATGGATTTTCGACCTCATTGCCTGAAACCGTTCAGTATAACGCCTTACGAAAAATACCCGGATTTGAGAATGTTAGAATGTTCAGACCCGGCTACGCTGTGGAGTATGATTTCTTTCCACCAACTCAGTTAAAGCCAACACTCGAGACTCAGCTGGTCAAAAATCTGTTCTTTGCTGGGCAGATTAATGGAACAACGGGCTATGAAGAGGCCGCCTGCCAGGGACTGATGGCAGGTATCAATGCACACCGAAATACAAATGAAGAAGCTGAGTTTACAATCAAACGGTCGGAGGGTTATATTGGCGTCCTGATTGATGATCTGATAACTAAAGGGACGGAAGAACCGTATCGGATGTTTACATCCCGAGCAGAATATCGGACCTTGTTACGTCAGGACAATGCCGATTTACGGCTCACTGAAAAGGGATACGCTATTGGCTTGGCATCGCAGGAACGGTATGAATCTATGGTTACCAAACGGGATGGGATCGCTCAGTTAACAGAAGCAATACGGAGAGCAAAGCTCAAACCCGAAGATGTAAATGGTTGGTTAGAGACAAAAGGAAGTTCGCCGTTGCGCGAAAAAAGCAGCCTGTATACCTTACTCAAGCGGCCAGAAATTGATCAGTCCGACGTAAAAGAACTGCTGAATCTCCTGCCAGAAACGCCTGGGGTAGGGGAGGAGACGATTGAGCAAACTGTTATTGAAATCAAGTACGAGGACTATCTCAATCGGGAAAAACAGAACGCCGAAAAATTAGATAAATGGGAAAGTCTGGCAATTAATCCCACATTCGATTACGACCGCCTTAAAGCTTTATCGTTTGAGGGAAAGGAAAAATTGAAGCGACTTCGGCCAGCAACGATCGGTCAGGCATCCCGCATCAGCGGAGTAAGCCCTTCCGATGTTTCCATCCTTCTGGTCTATA
- a CDS encoding DUF4175 family protein, giving the protein MHSSNSYTMLVQRIEEYKKRYFQNQLVKGVLFFVALLGSGYLLINTAEFIGRFNSVGRGILFFSFLLTILAGLFMLVVRPLMSLYGLNKPLSNDEAARQIGLYFPEVGDKLLNTLQLQRISSDQSDLLQASLNQRSQQLLINRFANAIQISRNRQFLKYAIPPLALILLILVVNPTFFTNSSTRLVNYNEEFVEEAPFQFVIQNKSMKAFRNEDFPLSVKLKGDALPQAVYVVTNGTRFKLDQKGDRFTYNFDNLQRDLNFHLEASGFNSPAYKISLIDRPSVLSFNVRLDYPAYLNKPTEQLANVGNLLVPQGTVVNWEFAADHTDSLLLRFNTDSKATPARLAEANTFTVNRRLMQNATYTVSLKNGQIATPSTIQYNVQVIPDRFPQISVDRIQDTVTYNYIALSGLVSDDYGFSKMRLNYKITRNGKASPQYSKDIPVNRSTTSQNFVYNWSLDSLKLGQEDRLEYFVQVWDNDGVNGPKSSRSNQLNFVIPSNAEIQKQVDQSAEKTEQQIDNALSKTQAIKKELTAMEDRMRTKKSSDFQDKKQLQDILQKREELMKEVQKLQEQFQKTNDTQQRFAEKNQEMQDKMQQLQKLFNELLDPESKQLYEQLKQLLERKQDEKASEMLDKLSRKERNLERDLDRALKLFKQMQLEQKVNNIAENLEKQANELDKQAEENAKKNETSEDQQKQQEKAQEDFKNTEEQLKELEKQAEKDELNKPESSEQDQKEIEKEMEEAMKQMKQNQGKKAASSQSKSAKSMRQMSKQMKESMESSEMQEMQENMDDLRNILENLITLSFGQERVMKDFRGMSLQDPRVTKLSQEQLKLQDDAKIIEDSLNALASRVVQIQSFVTRELTNMKSYMDESVQQLRDRRLSMAASKQQFAMTSINNLALMLSDVLKNMQQQMNAMAMPGKGKGGKKGENPSGMGEMQKQLNAKMQQLQKSGKSGRGLSEELSQMAAEQAMIRNMLKKLEESSKGTEAGKQQEKQVKDLMEKMDESETDLVNKRVNPNTINRQNEILTRLLESEKALKQQEEDPKRQAEAAKSTKHSTPAFFDSTNLQNKTKQVEVLRSVTPNYNLFYKKEANQYLQKVSK; this is encoded by the coding sequence ATGCTCGTAGTACGGCCACTTATGAGCTTATATGGGCTAAATAAACCATTGTCGAATGATGAAGCTGCCCGACAGATTGGACTCTATTTTCCTGAGGTAGGGGATAAGCTGTTGAATACATTACAGCTTCAGCGTATCTCCTCTGATCAAAGCGATTTGCTTCAGGCAAGCTTGAACCAGCGCTCGCAACAGCTGCTAATTAATCGCTTTGCCAATGCAATTCAGATTAGCCGGAACAGGCAGTTTTTGAAATATGCAATACCACCTCTTGCCCTGATTCTATTGATATTGGTGGTAAACCCTACCTTTTTTACAAACTCTTCGACACGTTTGGTAAATTATAATGAAGAGTTTGTAGAAGAAGCTCCTTTTCAATTTGTTATTCAAAACAAATCGATGAAGGCGTTCCGAAATGAAGACTTTCCGCTTTCTGTTAAATTAAAGGGTGATGCATTGCCTCAAGCAGTTTATGTAGTAACAAACGGCACTCGCTTTAAACTTGACCAGAAAGGAGATCGGTTTACCTATAATTTTGATAACCTTCAGAGAGATCTGAACTTTCATTTAGAAGCATCGGGTTTTAATTCTCCTGCTTACAAAATTTCTCTCATTGATCGGCCATCTGTCCTTTCGTTCAACGTACGGCTCGATTATCCTGCATACTTGAACAAGCCTACCGAACAACTAGCTAATGTAGGAAATCTGCTTGTTCCACAAGGGACGGTAGTTAACTGGGAGTTTGCCGCTGACCATACCGACTCACTTTTATTACGGTTTAATACGGATTCAAAAGCGACGCCAGCACGTTTGGCTGAGGCCAACACGTTTACCGTGAATCGGCGATTGATGCAAAATGCCACTTATACTGTCTCGTTAAAGAATGGACAGATTGCAACTCCGTCAACTATCCAGTACAATGTCCAGGTTATTCCTGATCGTTTTCCACAGATTTCCGTCGATCGAATCCAGGACACGGTAACCTACAATTATATTGCGTTATCCGGTTTGGTTTCAGATGATTACGGATTTTCAAAAATGCGGTTGAATTATAAGATCACCCGTAACGGAAAGGCTTCACCCCAGTATAGCAAAGACATCCCCGTTAACCGGTCAACAACTTCCCAGAACTTTGTTTATAACTGGTCGCTCGATAGCTTAAAACTTGGTCAGGAAGATCGTCTGGAATACTTTGTTCAGGTGTGGGATAATGATGGTGTGAATGGTCCTAAATCGAGTCGTTCAAATCAGCTTAATTTTGTCATACCCTCTAACGCTGAGATTCAGAAGCAGGTTGACCAGTCGGCTGAGAAAACTGAGCAACAGATCGATAATGCGTTGAGTAAAACCCAGGCAATCAAAAAAGAACTGACTGCCATGGAAGATCGTATGCGCACGAAAAAGTCCTCTGACTTCCAGGACAAAAAACAATTGCAGGACATTCTTCAGAAGCGAGAAGAATTGATGAAAGAGGTTCAAAAACTGCAGGAACAGTTCCAGAAAACGAACGACACGCAACAGCGTTTTGCTGAGAAAAATCAGGAAATGCAGGATAAAATGCAGCAGTTGCAAAAACTCTTCAATGAGTTGCTTGACCCAGAATCGAAGCAATTGTATGAGCAGTTGAAGCAGTTACTGGAGCGTAAACAAGATGAGAAAGCATCCGAAATGCTTGATAAATTAAGCCGGAAAGAACGCAACCTGGAACGCGATTTAGACCGGGCATTGAAGCTCTTCAAGCAAATGCAGTTAGAGCAAAAGGTTAATAATATTGCTGAGAACCTGGAAAAACAGGCGAATGAGTTAGACAAACAAGCCGAAGAAAACGCGAAGAAAAACGAGACTTCGGAGGATCAGCAAAAGCAACAGGAAAAGGCTCAGGAAGATTTTAAAAATACAGAAGAACAATTAAAGGAGCTGGAAAAGCAAGCAGAGAAAGACGAACTCAATAAACCTGAATCTTCAGAGCAAGATCAGAAGGAAATTGAGAAGGAAATGGAAGAGGCTATGAAGCAGATGAAGCAAAATCAGGGAAAGAAAGCAGCTTCATCGCAGAGTAAATCGGCCAAATCCATGCGTCAGATGAGTAAACAGATGAAAGAGTCGATGGAATCCTCGGAGATGCAGGAGATGCAGGAGAATATGGATGATCTTCGCAATATCCTTGAAAACCTGATTACGCTTTCCTTTGGCCAGGAGCGAGTCATGAAAGATTTTCGTGGCATGAGCCTTCAGGACCCTCGTGTTACCAAGCTTTCTCAGGAGCAACTAAAGCTTCAGGATGATGCTAAAATCATCGAAGATAGTCTCAATGCACTGGCCAGTCGAGTTGTCCAAATTCAGTCATTCGTTACCCGAGAGTTAACAAATATGAAGTCGTACATGGATGAAAGCGTACAACAGCTGCGGGATCGTCGGTTAAGCATGGCCGCTTCTAAACAGCAGTTTGCTATGACATCGATTAACAATCTCGCCCTTATGCTGAGTGATGTATTGAAGAACATGCAGCAGCAAATGAATGCAATGGCTATGCCTGGAAAGGGTAAAGGCGGCAAGAAAGGCGAGAATCCAAGTGGAATGGGGGAGATGCAAAAACAGCTAAATGCAAAAATGCAGCAACTCCAGAAAAGCGGTAAATCGGGTAGGGGTTTGTCAGAAGAGCTTTCTCAAATGGCTGCCGAGCAAGCTATGATTCGCAACATGCTCAAGAAATTAGAGGAGAGTTCAAAGGGAACAGAAGCTGGGAAACAACAAGAAAAACAGGTTAAAGATTTGATGGAAAAAATGGATGAATCCGAAACCGATTTAGTGAACAAGCGGGTGAATCCAAATACAATTAATCGCCAGAACGAAATTTTAACCCGTTTACTCGAGTCTGAAAAAGCGTTAAAACAACAGGAGGAAGATCCAAAACGTCAAGCTGAAGCGGCTAAGTCAACTAAGCATAGTACTCCTGCTTTCTTTGATTCTACCAATTTACAGAATAAGACCAAACAGGTAGAAGTACTTCGGTCAGTAACTCCCAACTATAATCTCTTCTATAAAAAAGAAGCAAACCAGTATTTGCAAAAAGTAAGTAAATAG